The window GCCTGAAACAGCAGGGCTGAAAATTCAGAGCTCGGGTGCCAACCGTTGGCTGGAGGTGAGCCAGGAAGCAGGGCGTGTGTATCCGAAACTGATCGACTTCTGGGTTGATTCAGGCTTTACAATCAATCGCGATAATCCCCAGGCCGGTCTGATTGAAACCGACTGGGCCGAGAATCGTGCAAAAATTCCAGGCAACCTGCTGAACCGGGCATTAGGCGCCATCATCAATATGGTTGAAGACAGCGGCGAGCGTGAGCGCTTCCGTACGCGTCTGGAACGCTCCAATGGTAAAACGCTTGTGTTCATCAGTCACGAGCGTATGGTTGAAACCCCCATGGATCGGGACGGTACGTCATTCAAGTGGCTGCCTGCCAAGGAAGATCCAGGTCTGAACGCTGCGATGCTGTCGCGCTTGATGGTTTTCCTGGGAGCAACCAAACAGCAGGCTGAAGCGCAGGTACGTCAGACTGCCGCCGCTGCTGCTGCGCCAACACATCCTGTTGTGATGGCCGATGTGGCAGCACTGCCGCTGCAAATGGGCCAGAGCCAGGCCTACAATCAGGTAGGCGCCGCGATCAATTCGGCTGGTTTCACCGTGGATAATCGTGACCCGCAAGCCGGTACCTATACTGTTCGTTATCTGGATACCGATACTGGTGAGAAGCGTCAGTCTTCCAACTTTATTAGTCGTTTGTGGGGCGATAAAGGTAATCTGACGCCATTGCCTTATACGATCGTGGTCACGTCCGACTCCAGTCAGTCTATCGTGACGGTTCGCAACGAACAGGGGCAAGCCGACAATAGTGCAACTGCGCGCCGTATTCTGACGGTTCTGGCTGAAAGAATGTAATCAGGCAGTGATTGCAAATAGCGTGTTCTGTAAAAGAAAACCCGGCAAGCGATTGCCGGGTTTTTTACATATGGCTATTGTGCGATTAGCCAGCCGTCGTCCAGCCATTCCTGCAAGAGGGTGAGCGTGGAGGCGCTGGCTTTTTTCAGATCGGCGCTGGTCAATACGCGGGTGTCGGCCAGTTTTTTTAGCGTGGCGTTTGTCTTCTGCACCAGGGCTTCGCCGTTGATGAACAGGTCCGCGCCACGGTAGATCATGCGGCTGCGGCGATCCAGCACCAGCCTGCCGTTGCCCTCGATCACATCTTCCAGATCGACCATATCCTCTGCAATGGGAAATACCGCCAGGGCATTGGGTTCAGTCAGCCAGCAGCCCAGAAAACGTGCGGCCATGCGTTCGTTGAATGTAATTTTCTGTACGGCTGCCAGCGCACTGCGGATCAGTTCGTCCGGCAGGGCGGCCGGTTCCGTGGTGGCGGCCAATTTCTTATCCTGAAACATGCCCGTCAGATCGGGGCCCGGTAATTCCGGGGTGGAATAGGGGCCGAAGCCCAGTCCGTGACGGGCGCTCAGCTGATCGGCTGCCACTTCCAGCAATCCGCGGGCAAGCACCGCCAGGGACGGCGCCCGAAAGCCGATGGAGACGGTAATGCACTCGTCTGATTCGGAGATGCCGTCATGAGCAATGTGCGGCGGCAGATAAAGCATATCGCCCGGTTCCAGCACAAACTCGTCTTCCGGTGCAAAGTGCTGCAGAATCTTGCAGGGAATGTCGGGAACCAGCGACAGGTCTTTTTGCTGACTGATGCGCCAGCGTCGCTGGCCACGACCTTGCAGCAGGAAAACGTCGTAGCTGTCAAAATGCGGGCCAACCCCGCCGTTACGGGAAGCCAGGCTGATCATGATATCGTCCAGACGGGCATCAGGAATAAAACGGAACTGCTGCATCAGCGCCGCCGTGGCATCGTCATGCAGATCCACGCTTTGCACCAGTAAGGACCAGTTGGGCTCAGCTACCTTGGGAAAGCGTGCGAATGGGCCATTTTCCATATTCCATTCGTCATTTTCCTGCCAGATCAGGCGTGATTCTGCATCATCGCGTTTTGCGAGCTTCTTCAATCCGGCTGGCGGCACGGGGCTGGTAAACCCCGGGATGGCCTGTCTGATCAGTAACGGTTTCTTTTGCCAGTAGGTCCGCATAAACTCGGCGGGACTGCGCCCGCCCAGCAATGTTAAGGGTGCGTTAATGTCAATGGTTGTCATGATTCTCCGCCAAAGCGGTTATGCAGTTTATACAGGGCGTCCAGCGCTTCGCGCGGACTCATATTATCGGGGTCCAGTTCCTGCAAGGCATCGCGAAAGGCCGTCAGCTCCAGCGCGTTGTCGCTCTGCTGGTCATCGGCTTCGTGGGTGGCGGTAAACAGATTCAATTGCGAGATGTCGCCAGCCTGGCTTTCCAGACGATCCAGTTCCTTTTTGGCCTGACGGATGACTGCCACGGGCAGGCCGGCGCGCTGTGCAACCTGGATGCCGTAGCTGCGACTGGCCGGGCCTTCCTGAACTTCATGCAGAAACACAATGCCGCTGGCCGCCTCGGTGGCGGCAAGGTGCACATTGATGGCGGACGGGTTCAGATCAGGCAGACGGGTAATTTCAAAGTAATGGGTGGCAAACAGCGTAAGCGCATGGTTGTGATCCAGCAGCCGGCAGGCAATGGCCCATGCCAGTGACAGGCCGTCATAGGTTGACGTGCCGCGTCCTATCTCATCCATCAGCACCAGGCTGTTGGGTGTGCTGGCAGCCAGAATGGTCGCCGCTTCGGTCATCTCCATCATGAAGGTGGACTGGCCGCCTGCCAGATCGTCAGCGGCACCAATACGGGTGAAGATGCGATCAATTACGCCAATGGTCGCCGCCGCTGCCGGTACGAAACTGCCCATGCGTGCCAGCAACACGATCAGGGCAGTCTGGCGCATATAGGTTGATTTACCGCCCATATTGGGGCCGGTAATGAGCAGCATGCGTCTGTCATGGTTCATCAGGCAGCTATTGGGGGTGAACTGCTCGATCGTGTGCTCCACCACCGGATGGCGGCCGGCCTCGATATCGATCACCGGGTGTTCGGCAAGTTGCGGGGCAACCCATTCGTTATCTCTGGCGTGGCTGGCCAGCGCAAGGTAAACATCCAGTTCGGCGATGGCCTGTGCGCAGCGCTGCAGAGGTTGCACCCAATCCTGCATGGTGTCGAGCAACTGCTCGTAGAGCCATTTCTCGCGCGACAAGGCCCGGTCGCGGGCCGACAGCACCTTGTCCTCAAATCCCTTGAGTTCCGGCGTAATATAACGTTCGACATTCTTGAGGGTTTGGCGGCGCCGGTAGTCATCGGGTACTTTGTCGACCTGTCCCTTGGACACTTCAATGAAAAAGCCGTGCACACGGTTGAACTCCACGCGCAGATTGGCAATGCCACTGCGCTCGCGTTCCCTAGCCTCCAGTTCTACCAGAAAGGCGCCATTGTCGCTGGCCAGCGTACGCAGCTCATCGAGCTCGGCGTCAAAACCGGCAGCAATCACGCCTCCGTCGCGGATCATGGCCGCTGGTTCCGCTGCGACAGCTGCCTGCAGCGATGAATGCAAATGTGTGTCCAGTGTCAGTTCGTCATTGAGCACGTCCAGGCGTTCTGCATTAGCATGTTGATTGCGCAAAACACTCTGTAATTGTGGCAATCGTGCCAGCGCATCGCGCAGGCTG of the Advenella mimigardefordensis DPN7 genome contains:
- a CDS encoding JmjC domain-containing protein gives rise to the protein MTTIDINAPLTLLGGRSPAEFMRTYWQKKPLLIRQAIPGFTSPVPPAGLKKLAKRDDAESRLIWQENDEWNMENGPFARFPKVAEPNWSLLVQSVDLHDDATAALMQQFRFIPDARLDDIMISLASRNGGVGPHFDSYDVFLLQGRGQRRWRISQQKDLSLVPDIPCKILQHFAPEDEFVLEPGDMLYLPPHIAHDGISESDECITVSIGFRAPSLAVLARGLLEVAADQLSARHGLGFGPYSTPELPGPDLTGMFQDKKLAATTEPAALPDELIRSALAAVQKITFNERMAARFLGCWLTEPNALAVFPIAEDMVDLEDVIEGNGRLVLDRRSRMIYRGADLFINGEALVQKTNATLKKLADTRVLTSADLKKASASTLTLLQEWLDDGWLIAQ
- the mutS gene encoding DNA mismatch repair protein MutS → MSAETSKSATSGHTPMMQQYLRLKLEAGSVLLFYRMGDFYEMFYDDAEQAARLLNLTLTKRGTSNGQPIPMAGVPVHAMETYLARLVAMGESVAICEQIGDPATSKGPVERKIVRIVTPGTLTDETLLPSKLDRPLLSVFLPPKGKAPKYGLAWLNLASGQFRVTQCDKEALESEIHRIAPAEIVHADSFALETKFAGSISHTADWHYDLNDANTLLCQHFQIDSLGSFGMTDMPAAICAAGALLRYVERTQTQSLSHVQHIMVDHALDYLVLDPVTRKNLEITETISGESRPTLFSLLDHCETPMGSRKLRHWLHHPLRANSQIEARQTAVAAMLTGRPDGPVHPHIALDNLRTELNAFPDLERIATRIALRSVRPRELASLRDALARLPQLQSVLRNQHANAERLDVLNDELTLDTHLHSSLQAAVAAEPAAMIRDGGVIAAGFDAELDELRTLASDNGAFLVELEARERERSGIANLRVEFNRVHGFFIEVSKGQVDKVPDDYRRRQTLKNVERYITPELKGFEDKVLSARDRALSREKWLYEQLLDTMQDWVQPLQRCAQAIAELDVYLALASHARDNEWVAPQLAEHPVIDIEAGRHPVVEHTIEQFTPNSCLMNHDRRMLLITGPNMGGKSTYMRQTALIVLLARMGSFVPAAAATIGVIDRIFTRIGAADDLAGGQSTFMMEMTEAATILAASTPNSLVLMDEIGRGTSTYDGLSLAWAIACRLLDHNHALTLFATHYFEITRLPDLNPSAINVHLAATEAASGIVFLHEVQEGPASRSYGIQVAQRAGLPVAVIRQAKKELDRLESQAGDISQLNLFTATHEADDQQSDNALELTAFRDALQELDPDNMSPREALDALYKLHNRFGGES
- the bamC gene encoding outer membrane protein assembly factor BamC, producing MRMNARFLAVSGLLSLTLLSGCNVMDEVMGDTEQVDYKSTVRGDPLSLPPDLSSAQINPSYKPPGGYASANEYNKAVAQANRDAASGASVLPETAGLKIQSSGANRWLEVSQEAGRVYPKLIDFWVDSGFTINRDNPQAGLIETDWAENRAKIPGNLLNRALGAIINMVEDSGERERFRTRLERSNGKTLVFISHERMVETPMDRDGTSFKWLPAKEDPGLNAAMLSRLMVFLGATKQQAEAQVRQTAAAAAAPTHPVVMADVAALPLQMGQSQAYNQVGAAINSAGFTVDNRDPQAGTYTVRYLDTDTGEKRQSSNFISRLWGDKGNLTPLPYTIVVTSDSSQSIVTVRNEQGQADNSATARRILTVLAERM